A genomic region of Rhipicephalus sanguineus isolate Rsan-2018 chromosome 1, BIME_Rsan_1.4, whole genome shotgun sequence contains the following coding sequences:
- the LOC119379085 gene encoding homeobox protein slou: MQQPQASPAEPCSSPKQPTAFSVDDILDPAKFTGTRFRWRPLLDSPTEWPPDERDSSPAKGGKLSSSSSSSSSSCSKKKPEPKAGKPRRARTAFTYEQLVALENKFKTTRYLSVCERLNLALSLRLTETQVKIWFQNRRTKWKKQNPGLDANSPALPASPPSPFSAGSLYGPYLAPYSVFPQPPFFPS, translated from the coding sequence ATGCAGCAGCCGCAGGCGTCGCCGGCCGAGCCCTGCTCGTCGCCAAAGCAGCCGACCGCCTTCTCGGTCGACGACATCCTGGACCCGGCAAAGTTCACCGGCACGAGGTTCCGGTGGCGGCCGCTGCTCGACTCCCCGACCGAGTGGCCGCCCGACGAGCGCGACTCGTCGCCGGCCAAGGGTGGCAAGCtgtcgtcctcgtcttcgtcctcgtcctcgTCGTGCTCCAAGAAGAAGCCCGAACCCAAGGCGGGCAAGCCACGGCGCGCGCGCACCGCCTTCACCTACGAGCAGCTGGTGGCTCTCGAGAACAAGTTCAAGACGACCCGCTACCTGAGCGTCTGCGAGCGGCTCAACCTGGCGCTGTCGCTGCGGCTCACCGAGACGCAGGTCAAGATCTGGTTCCAGAATCGACGCACCAAGTGGAAGAAGCAGAACCCGGGTCTGGACGCCAACAGCCCCGCGCTgccggcatcgccgccgtcgCCCTTCTCGGCGGGATCCCTGTACGGGCCCTACCTGGCGCCCTACTCCGTCTTCCCGCAGCCGCCTTTCTTCCCGTCGTAG